The Desulfohalovibrio reitneri genome contains a region encoding:
- a CDS encoding MT-A70 family methyltransferase, producing the protein MNDINQALLEFTGNRYFHTVLADPPWQFTNRTGKMAPEHKRLSRYPTLGLKDIKDLPVQSIVSEPAHLYLWVPNALLPEGIEVLRAWGFEYKTNIIWYKIRKDGGPDGRGVGFYYRNVTEMILFGVRGKNARTLDPARSQVNLIASRKREHSRKPDEQYELIESCSRGPFLELFARGPRSGWACWGDQAEDYKPDWPTYPFNSTSDEESHSQGSPALAG; encoded by the coding sequence ATGAACGACATCAATCAAGCTTTACTTGAATTCACAGGTAACAGATATTTCCATACTGTATTAGCCGATCCCCCTTGGCAATTCACAAATAGAACGGGGAAAATGGCCCCAGAACACAAACGTTTATCTCGATATCCAACATTGGGTTTAAAAGATATTAAAGACTTACCTGTGCAATCTATAGTTTCAGAGCCCGCGCATTTATATCTGTGGGTGCCAAATGCTCTCTTGCCAGAAGGAATTGAAGTGCTCAGAGCATGGGGCTTCGAGTATAAAACAAATATTATTTGGTACAAAATCCGTAAAGATGGAGGCCCTGACGGGCGTGGAGTAGGCTTTTATTATCGCAATGTAACAGAAATGATCCTTTTTGGGGTTCGGGGCAAAAACGCTCGCACTCTTGACCCTGCAAGAAGTCAAGTCAATCTTATCGCTTCTCGCAAAAGAGAACATTCTCGTAAACCTGACGAGCAGTACGAACTCATTGAGTCGTGTAGCAGAGGACCTTTCTTGGAACTCTTCGCAAGGGGCCCCCGGTCTGGCTGGGCTTGTTGGGGGGACCAAGCAGAAGATTATAAACCTGACTGGCCTACTTATCCTTTCAACTCTACAAGTGATGAGGAATCCCACAGCCAGGGAAGTCCCGCTCTAGCTGGTTAA
- a CDS encoding tetratricopeptide repeat protein: MSSTTAKNVDEYIEEQKQALKNNPSCANTLYNLGTAYLSKRMFREAEETLLQAVDNAPKLVEAYVQLGGIAMNRGDMETCLRYNQMAAQARPFFAVPHANIGFVHMQRGEADEAIAAFKKAVKLDPKYVQAMANLGGIYFMKGMLDAAENWSNKALALEPHFGPAYGNLALVWLERGDKEKAAENVRKAEESGYEVPEDLRAEVQDLL; the protein is encoded by the coding sequence ATGTCCAGCACCACCGCCAAGAACGTCGACGAATACATCGAGGAACAGAAGCAGGCGCTCAAGAACAATCCCTCCTGCGCCAACACCCTTTACAACCTGGGCACCGCCTACCTCTCCAAGCGCATGTTCCGCGAGGCCGAGGAAACCCTGCTGCAGGCCGTGGACAACGCACCCAAGCTGGTGGAAGCCTACGTGCAGTTGGGCGGCATCGCCATGAACCGCGGCGACATGGAAACCTGCCTGCGCTACAACCAGATGGCCGCCCAGGCCCGGCCCTTCTTCGCCGTGCCCCACGCCAACATCGGCTTCGTGCACATGCAGCGCGGCGAGGCGGACGAAGCCATCGCCGCCTTCAAGAAGGCGGTCAAGCTCGACCCCAAGTACGTCCAGGCCATGGCCAACCTGGGCGGCATCTACTTCATGAAGGGCATGCTGGACGCGGCCGAGAACTGGTCCAACAAGGCCCTGGCCCTGGAACCCCACTTCGGCCCCGCCTACGGCAACCTGGCCCTGGTCTGGCTGGAGCGCGGGGACAAGGAAAAGGCCGCGGAAAACGTCCGCAAGGCCGAGGAAAGCGGTTACGAGGTCCCCGAGGACCTGCGCGCCGAAGTGCAAGACCTCCTCTAG
- a CDS encoding ATP synthase subunit K (produces ATP from ADP in the presence of a proton gradient across the membrane; the K subunit is a nonenzymatic component which binds the dimeric form by interacting with the G and E subunits), whose protein sequence is MDILMSAALGKAGAAAALGFAALGSAIGIGTAGMAAIGAWKKAYLQSKAAPFILIAFIGAPLSQTIYGMILMNVMNGMVDQAVAASQAGEAAFINWPAMLMAGIVGGLAMGASSAFQGKAGAAASDALGETGQGFGNYLMTLGVVETVALFVMVFIQAAL, encoded by the coding sequence ATGGACATCCTCATGAGCGCCGCGCTGGGCAAGGCCGGAGCAGCCGCCGCACTGGGCTTCGCCGCCCTCGGCTCGGCCATCGGCATCGGCACCGCGGGCATGGCCGCCATCGGAGCCTGGAAAAAAGCCTACCTCCAGTCCAAGGCCGCGCCCTTCATCCTCATCGCCTTCATCGGCGCGCCCCTCTCCCAGACCATCTACGGCATGATCCTCATGAACGTCATGAACGGCATGGTCGATCAGGCCGTGGCCGCCTCCCAGGCCGGGGAAGCCGCCTTCATCAACTGGCCCGCCATGCTCATGGCCGGCATCGTGGGCGGCCTGGCCATGGGTGCCTCCTCAGCCTTCCAGGGCAAAGCCGGGGCCGCCGCCTCCGACGCCCTGGGCGAAACAGGCCAGGGCTTCGGCAACTACCTCATGACCCTCGGCGTCGTGGAAACCGTCGCCCTCTTCGTCATGGTCTTCATCCAGGCCGCGCTGTAG
- a CDS encoding class I fructose-bisphosphate aldolase, with protein sequence MTDIAGLLGDGAKSLLEHKCNTFPKNDMHLPGPDFIERVWYHSDRSPRVLRSLQTLFGHGRLADTGYLSILPVDQGIEHSAASSFAPNPAFFDPETIVKLALEGGCNAVASTLGVLGTVARKYAHRIPFILKINHNEMLTYPAKRDQIPFASVRQAWDMGCVAVGATIYFGHPNSNRELQEVAQAFEEAHELGMATILWAYTRNDAFKKEGVDYHTSADLTGQANHLACTIHADIIKQKQATNNGGYRAVGFGHTHDKVYSELTTDHPIDLTRYQVANCYMGRCGLINSGGGSGGASDMAQAVRTAVINKRAGGMGLISGRKAFQRPIEEGVKLLHAIQDVFLDDDVTIA encoded by the coding sequence ATGACTGATATTGCCGGTTTGCTTGGAGACGGGGCCAAGTCGCTGCTGGAGCACAAGTGCAACACGTTTCCCAAGAATGACATGCATTTGCCTGGCCCGGATTTCATCGAACGGGTCTGGTATCATTCGGACAGGTCGCCGCGCGTGCTGCGGTCTCTGCAGACTTTGTTCGGGCACGGCCGGTTGGCTGACACGGGGTATTTGTCGATTTTGCCAGTGGACCAGGGCATCGAGCACTCCGCCGCCTCGTCGTTCGCGCCGAATCCGGCCTTTTTCGATCCCGAGACCATCGTCAAGCTGGCCCTGGAGGGCGGCTGCAACGCGGTGGCTTCCACGCTGGGCGTGCTGGGCACGGTGGCGAGGAAGTACGCCCACCGGATTCCCTTCATCCTGAAGATCAACCACAACGAGATGCTGACCTACCCGGCCAAGCGGGACCAGATTCCCTTCGCCAGCGTGCGGCAAGCCTGGGACATGGGCTGCGTGGCCGTGGGCGCGACCATTTACTTCGGCCATCCCAACTCCAACCGGGAGCTGCAGGAGGTGGCCCAGGCCTTTGAGGAAGCGCACGAGCTGGGCATGGCCACGATTCTGTGGGCCTACACCCGCAACGACGCCTTCAAGAAGGAGGGGGTGGACTACCACACCTCGGCCGACCTCACGGGGCAGGCCAACCATCTGGCGTGCACCATCCACGCGGACATCATCAAGCAGAAGCAGGCCACCAACAACGGCGGCTACCGGGCGGTGGGCTTCGGCCACACCCATGACAAGGTGTATTCCGAGCTGACCACGGACCATCCCATCGACCTGACCCGCTACCAGGTGGCCAACTGCTACATGGGGCGTTGCGGGCTGATCAACTCCGGCGGCGGTTCCGGCGGGGCCAGCGACATGGCCCAGGCGGTGCGCACGGCGGTGATCAACAAGCGCGCGGGCGGCATGGGGCTGATTTCCGGCCGCAAGGCCTTCCAGCGGCCCATCGAGGAGGGCGTCAAGCTGCTGCACGCCATTCAGGACGTGTTCCTGGACGACGATGTGACCATCGCCTGA
- a CDS encoding BglII/BstYI family type II restriction endonuclease: MTIQDFVPEDIQALYEVHEYRHAAALLACDLRDEYEELCSALIQFRIKPNDVLQSGGSKSQIPKRFASLLETHNGWKEDKLIAQLVVDGVSVQHDTHKVDHLKGRVACDMEWNSKDQKFDRDLYAFRAFHEYGRISAAVLITRSDKLNPWFRELGIMKKYGASTTHMSKLLPRLQAGRSGGCPVLVFGLTPQLIEEAE; this comes from the coding sequence ATGACAATTCAAGACTTCGTCCCCGAAGATATCCAAGCACTATATGAAGTACATGAATATCGTCACGCTGCAGCATTGTTAGCTTGCGACCTTCGTGATGAGTATGAAGAGTTATGCTCCGCTCTCATTCAATTCAGGATCAAGCCTAATGATGTTTTGCAAAGCGGTGGAAGCAAGAGCCAAATTCCTAAAAGGTTCGCTTCGCTCTTAGAAACACATAATGGATGGAAAGAAGACAAGCTCATAGCGCAACTCGTAGTTGATGGTGTCTCCGTTCAACATGACACCCACAAAGTTGATCATCTAAAAGGGCGCGTCGCCTGTGATATGGAATGGAATTCCAAGGATCAAAAATTTGACCGAGACTTATATGCTTTCAGGGCATTTCATGAGTATGGGCGAATAAGTGCCGCTGTCTTGATTACTCGTAGTGACAAGCTAAACCCGTGGTTTCGAGAATTAGGCATAATGAAAAAATATGGTGCAAGCACCACTCATATGTCAAAATTGCTTCCTCGCCTCCAAGCAGGTCGGAGTGGAGGATGTCCTGTTCTTGTTTTCGGACTCACACCTCAGCTTATCGAGGAAGCAGAATGA
- a CDS encoding IS5 family transposase, which yields MKAKPAKSDQGNFLYEDLIDQLNPKDPLLKLAANIPWERFEQEFSSLYSEYGRPAKPIRLMVGLMILKQLENLSDERVIEAWVRNPYYQAFCGETHFRWRLPCDPTDLVYFRKRIGEGGARLIFEVSVGLHGDDAMEREIAVDTTVQEKNITFPTDVKLLTKVIKRCRAIAEFEGISLRRSFRRELPGLLRQRFKSRKIIKRIRTMAGVLIRELERKLPRDSLARHREAMQLFRRVHDQKRTDKNKIYSLHEPDVLCIGKGKEHKKYEFGRKASIAWTKTTGVIVGAMSFKENVFDGHTLPDVLEQVSQITESCPEAAICDRGYRGRKKVGDTSILIPGRPKKSDTPYQRRKARQRFRRRAGIEPVIGHLKHDFRMAKNFLKGALGDAINLLMAAAAFNFKKWMRGLKHFLSLFAPWLCFGTWSRGRLKYA from the coding sequence ATGAAGGCCAAGCCAGCCAAAAGCGATCAGGGCAATTTCCTCTACGAGGACCTCATCGATCAGCTCAATCCCAAGGACCCGCTGCTCAAGCTTGCAGCGAACATCCCCTGGGAAAGGTTCGAGCAGGAGTTTTCTAGCCTCTATAGTGAGTATGGTCGTCCAGCAAAGCCCATCAGACTCATGGTCGGGCTCATGATCCTCAAGCAGCTTGAAAATCTGAGCGACGAGCGTGTCATTGAGGCTTGGGTCCGGAACCCCTACTATCAGGCCTTCTGCGGTGAGACGCATTTCCGGTGGAGGCTTCCTTGTGACCCCACGGACTTGGTTTATTTCCGCAAACGCATCGGCGAGGGTGGGGCGCGTTTGATCTTCGAGGTCTCGGTGGGTCTGCACGGCGACGACGCCATGGAGCGGGAGATCGCCGTGGACACCACGGTCCAGGAGAAGAACATCACCTTCCCCACTGACGTGAAGCTTCTGACCAAGGTCATCAAGCGATGCAGGGCCATCGCCGAGTTCGAAGGAATCAGCTTGCGCCGCAGTTTCCGCCGTGAATTGCCAGGCCTCCTGCGCCAGCGATTCAAGAGTCGCAAGATCATCAAACGCATTCGGACCATGGCTGGCGTCCTGATCCGCGAACTTGAGCGCAAACTGCCCAGGGATTCGTTGGCCAGGCACAGGGAAGCTATGCAGCTCTTCCGCCGGGTCCATGACCAGAAACGTACCGACAAGAACAAGATCTACAGCCTGCACGAACCGGACGTGCTTTGCATCGGCAAGGGCAAAGAGCACAAAAAGTACGAGTTCGGACGCAAGGCCTCCATCGCCTGGACCAAGACCACCGGTGTGATCGTAGGAGCCATGTCCTTCAAGGAGAACGTTTTCGACGGTCACACCCTGCCGGATGTTCTGGAGCAAGTTTCGCAAATCACGGAATCCTGCCCCGAGGCGGCCATCTGTGACCGGGGTTACAGGGGGCGCAAAAAAGTCGGTGACACGAGCATTCTGATTCCGGGCCGGCCGAAGAAAAGCGACACGCCCTACCAGAGACGAAAGGCCAGGCAACGTTTTCGCAGACGCGCTGGCATCGAGCCGGTGATCGGACATCTCAAACACGACTTCCGCATGGCCAAAAACTTCCTGAAAGGGGCCCTCGGTGATGCGATCAACCTGCTGATGGCCGCAGCCGCGTTCAACTTCAAGAAGTGGATGCGGGGACTGAAGCACTTTTTGTCTCTTTTCGCCCCTTGGCTCTGCTTCGGAACCTGGAGTCGGGGCAGACTAAAGTACGCCTGA
- a CDS encoding cysteine hydrolase family protein has protein sequence MRHTALLIIDMQRDFVVPGAPCAVGEAGVAVDGISRALAVFRGRGWPVVYVTRSYRADGSNVEYTRRGGFLSGERQCCLEGSEGARIVDELLPLPGETVITKPSFSAFFHTELDLILRNRSITGLAVTGVNTANCVRATVFDAVGLGYRTTVISDATAADTAQITQDNLRDMRAIGVDTPPLDEFVKG, from the coding sequence ATGCGACACACCGCCCTTCTCATCATCGACATGCAGCGTGATTTCGTCGTTCCCGGCGCGCCGTGCGCGGTGGGGGAGGCTGGGGTGGCCGTGGACGGGATTTCGCGGGCCCTTGCGGTGTTCCGGGGGCGGGGATGGCCCGTAGTGTACGTCACCCGCTCCTACCGCGCGGACGGTTCCAACGTGGAGTACACCCGCCGCGGTGGGTTCCTCTCCGGCGAGCGACAATGCTGCCTGGAAGGTTCCGAGGGCGCGCGCATTGTGGACGAGCTGCTGCCCCTGCCCGGCGAGACCGTCATCACCAAGCCCAGCTTCTCCGCCTTCTTCCACACCGAGTTGGACCTCATTCTCCGCAACCGCTCCATCACCGGCCTGGCCGTCACCGGTGTGAACACCGCCAACTGCGTCCGCGCCACTGTGTTCGACGCCGTGGGCCTCGGCTACCGCACCACCGTCATCAGCGACGCCACCGCCGCGGACACTGCCCAAATAACCCAGGACAACCTCCGCGACATGCGTGCCATCGGCGTGGACACACCGCCGTTGGATGAATTCGTGAAAGGGTAG